One Stenotrophomonas sp. SAU14A_NAIMI4_5 DNA segment encodes these proteins:
- a CDS encoding histidine kinase, with amino-acid sequence MIASLTLILRHLLAWAVALLVAGMVWSGIFSGMNDGPGWIFGLLAMFLMISALGSAITHVRRVWLIAGRLDGSTLSGHQRRQIEVPLDAGPAFALVEAAVAELPRVEDVESAAGSLQVRAYVRRVDPWNGRQPSRWNLPARLAIKRNSVQATVTPGQGTSTVTLLFEPDAGWWADLLALDEGSNFENAEAVTRAITRRVADQRRDEQAAAEQTQVEKELSVARLNLLHAQVEPHFLYNTLANAQVLTRTDPGRAEQMLGHLIQYLRSSLPQVDESVSTLGVELERTRAYLEILRIRMGARLAVEVQVPNELHGVHMPAMALQTLVENAIKHGLEPKPGGGTIWILARAFDDHVTVTVADDGLGFGQGTSGTGIGLKNLRERLRLTCGEQAGVAIVANFPSGVAATMTLPQPAKERSHAA; translated from the coding sequence GTGATCGCCAGCCTCACTCTCATTCTCCGTCACCTGTTGGCCTGGGCCGTGGCACTGCTGGTGGCCGGCATGGTCTGGAGCGGCATCTTCAGCGGCATGAACGACGGCCCCGGCTGGATCTTCGGCCTGCTGGCGATGTTCCTGATGATCAGCGCGCTGGGCAGTGCCATCACCCACGTGCGCCGCGTGTGGCTGATCGCCGGGCGCCTCGACGGCAGCACCCTGTCCGGCCACCAGCGCCGCCAGATTGAAGTGCCGCTGGATGCCGGCCCTGCGTTCGCCCTGGTCGAGGCCGCCGTGGCCGAACTGCCGCGGGTGGAAGACGTGGAAAGCGCCGCCGGCAGCCTGCAGGTGCGCGCCTACGTGCGCCGTGTCGATCCCTGGAATGGCCGCCAGCCATCGCGCTGGAATCTGCCGGCGCGGCTGGCCATCAAGCGCAACAGCGTGCAGGCCACGGTCACCCCGGGGCAGGGCACCAGCACCGTCACCCTGCTGTTCGAGCCCGATGCCGGCTGGTGGGCCGACCTGCTGGCGCTGGATGAGGGCAGCAATTTCGAGAACGCCGAGGCCGTCACCCGCGCCATCACCCGCCGCGTGGCCGACCAGCGCCGCGACGAGCAGGCCGCCGCCGAACAGACCCAGGTGGAAAAGGAACTGTCGGTGGCCCGCCTGAACCTGCTGCACGCGCAGGTGGAACCGCACTTCCTCTACAACACCCTGGCCAATGCGCAGGTGCTTACCCGCACCGATCCCGGCCGTGCCGAACAGATGCTCGGCCACCTCATCCAGTACCTGCGCAGTTCGCTGCCGCAGGTGGATGAGTCGGTGTCCACGCTCGGTGTGGAGCTGGAGCGCACCCGCGCCTACCTGGAAATCCTGCGCATCCGCATGGGCGCGCGGCTGGCGGTGGAAGTGCAGGTGCCCAACGAGCTGCACGGCGTGCACATGCCGGCGATGGCCCTGCAGACGCTGGTGGAAAACGCGATCAAGCACGGCCTGGAACCCAAGCCCGGTGGCGGCACGATCTGGATCCTGGCGCGAGCGTTCGATGACCACGTGACGGTGACCGTGGCCGATGATGGACTGGGCTTCGGCCAGGGCACCAGCGGCACCGGCATCGGCCTGAAGAACCTGCGCGAGCGCCTGCGCCTGACCTGCGGCGAGCAGGCCGGTGTGGCCATCGTTGCCAATTTCCCCAGCGGCGTCGCCGCCACCATGACCCTGCCGCAGCCGGCCAAGGAACGCAGCCATGCCGCTTGA
- a CDS encoding LytTR family DNA-binding domain-containing protein produces the protein MPLEALIAEDEELLRQSLVEQLGRLWPELKLVAECEDGASALEQLAEKQPDIAFLDIRMPGISGIEVARALSELSPRTQVVFVTAYDQYAIDAFEQGAMDYLLKPVSDERLLATRERILSRLPNTRQDDAVLERLLQRLGPSQGAGDRPPLAWITASNGRDTQLIMLEDVVYFRADNKYTTVVTSAGESLLRTPLRELLEVLDPQHFRQVHRSTIVNMKAVAAVSRDDTGRGVLRLRQRPETLVVSQPFMSLFRGM, from the coding sequence ATGCCGCTTGAAGCCCTGATCGCCGAAGACGAGGAGCTGCTGCGGCAGTCGCTGGTGGAACAGCTGGGCCGGTTGTGGCCGGAACTGAAGCTGGTGGCCGAGTGCGAGGATGGCGCCAGTGCGCTGGAACAGCTGGCCGAAAAGCAGCCGGACATCGCCTTCCTCGATATCCGCATGCCCGGCATCAGTGGCATCGAGGTGGCACGCGCGCTGTCCGAACTGAGCCCGCGCACGCAGGTGGTGTTCGTCACCGCCTACGACCAGTACGCCATCGATGCGTTCGAGCAGGGCGCGATGGATTACCTGCTGAAGCCGGTCAGCGACGAGCGTCTGCTGGCCACCCGCGAGCGCATCCTTTCGCGGCTGCCCAACACGCGCCAGGACGATGCGGTGCTGGAACGCCTGCTGCAGCGCCTGGGCCCGTCACAGGGCGCGGGTGATCGCCCGCCGCTGGCCTGGATCACCGCCAGCAACGGCCGCGACACGCAGCTGATCATGCTGGAGGACGTGGTCTATTTCCGCGCCGACAACAAGTACACGACGGTGGTCACCAGCGCCGGTGAAAGCCTGCTGCGCACGCCGCTGCGCGAACTGCTGGAAGTGCTCGACCCGCAGCACTTCCGCCAGGTGCACCGCTCGACCATCGTCAACATGAAGGCGGTGGCGGCGGTCAGCCGCGACGACACCGGCCGTGGCGTCCTGCGCCTGCGCCAGCGTCCGGAAACGCTGGTGGTCAGCCAGCCGTTCATGAGCCTGTTCCGCGGCATGTAG
- a CDS encoding oxygenase MpaB family protein: MPPLLHRLSRPVTAPIRRWVLDAFPRGQSGIDYDHPLGDPGWFGPDSVTWRMHAELPSMLAGGLCALMLQTLHPRALAGVYDHSNFRQDLVGRLRRTTAFVAGTSYAPSAEVEKLVAKVRRIHAQIRGRTAQGEDYAADDPQLLTWVHVTEAFGFLQGYRRYGREVPVEIADRYYDEYRRVAEALGAVDVPRSEAEVAAYFCARQPELLADARSREVLEVLSAVNLPVPIPGLSRAVFLGAGAALLPDWAEAMLERSAGQRTQAAASAKLMQGMAPLFRRALPDGLATRACARVGVPVEVLREWPTMR; encoded by the coding sequence ATGCCGCCGCTGCTGCACCGCCTTTCCCGCCCCGTCACCGCGCCGATCCGGCGCTGGGTGCTTGATGCCTTCCCGCGCGGCCAGAGTGGCATCGATTATGACCATCCGCTGGGCGACCCCGGCTGGTTCGGGCCGGACAGCGTGACCTGGCGCATGCACGCCGAGCTGCCCTCGATGCTGGCCGGCGGCCTGTGTGCGCTGATGCTGCAGACCCTGCACCCGCGCGCGCTGGCCGGCGTGTACGACCACTCCAACTTCCGCCAGGACCTGGTCGGCCGCCTGCGCCGGACCACCGCGTTCGTTGCCGGCACCAGCTACGCGCCGAGTGCCGAAGTGGAAAAGCTGGTGGCCAAGGTGCGCCGCATCCATGCGCAGATCCGCGGCCGCACCGCGCAGGGCGAAGACTACGCGGCTGACGACCCGCAGCTGCTGACGTGGGTGCACGTGACCGAGGCATTCGGCTTCCTGCAGGGCTATCGCCGCTACGGCCGCGAGGTGCCGGTGGAGATTGCCGACCGCTACTACGACGAGTATCGCCGTGTGGCCGAAGCGCTGGGCGCGGTGGACGTGCCGCGCAGCGAGGCGGAAGTGGCGGCCTATTTCTGTGCGCGGCAGCCGGAGCTGCTGGCCGATGCGCGGTCGCGCGAGGTGCTGGAGGTGCTGTCGGCGGTCAACCTGCCGGTGCCGATCCCGGGCCTGTCGCGCGCGGTGTTCCTCGGCGCCGGTGCCGCGCTGCTGCCCGACTGGGCCGAGGCGATGCTGGAACGCAGTGCCGGCCAGCGCACGCAGGCGGCCGCGTCGGCCAAGCTGATGCAGGGCATGGCACCGCTGTTCCGCCGCGCGTTGCCCGATGGCCTGGCCACGCGCGCGTGTGCACGCGTGGGCGTGCCGGTGGAGGTGTTGCGGGAGTGGCCGACCATGCGTTGA
- a CDS encoding M13 family metallopeptidase: MSKLRRPTLALAIVASLSLAACDRPAEPAAGTAAPADATPAPAKPMLGSFGFDASGMDRSIAAGDDFFGFANGTWVKNTEIPADRSRFGSFNVIAEKTQADTRAILEGAAGNAQASGDDKLIGDYYAAFMDEAGIEKRGLAPVQPQLAAIGGIADKAGLARALGGDMRADVDLLNATNFYTDRLFGLWVSVDMLQPDRNAPYLVQGGLGMPDRDFYLGDGRMAELRKQYQAYIAQVLQLAGVADPAGKAQRILALETKIAQAHASQEETNNVTLGANPWTQADFNAKAPGMDWAAFLDAAKLGQQQDFIVWQPKAVAGLSRLVATEPLDVWKDYMTFHALDRAAAYLPKTFADARFAFHGTALSGTPQQSDRWKRAVDDANHAVGEAIGKRYVEKHFDAKTKERADEMAKNIIAAFAKRIDALAWMSPQTKAHAKAKVAGLTVGMGYPDTWRDYTGLEIRRDDPLGNAQRAEQFEYARNVAKLGKPVDHNEWAMLPQTINAMNVPLENRLVFPAAILQPPFFDGAADDAVNYGAIGAVIGHEISHGFDNAGALFDETGKLHNWWTAEDLKQFNAAGDALAAQFSSYEPFPGVHVNGKLTLGENIADVAGLGTAYDAYQLSLQGKPGQTLEGFTPDQRFFLGFAQAWRSKSREQALRNGLLTDVHAPGQYRALTVRNIDAWYPAFEVKEGQKLYLAPDKRVKVW; encoded by the coding sequence ATGTCCAAGCTGCGCCGTCCCACCCTGGCGCTGGCCATCGTCGCCAGCCTGTCCCTGGCCGCCTGTGACCGCCCGGCCGAACCGGCCGCCGGCACCGCCGCGCCGGCCGATGCCACCCCTGCCCCGGCCAAGCCGATGCTGGGCAGCTTCGGCTTCGATGCCAGCGGCATGGACCGCAGCATCGCCGCCGGCGACGACTTCTTCGGCTTCGCCAACGGCACCTGGGTGAAGAACACCGAGATCCCGGCCGACCGTTCGCGCTTTGGCAGCTTCAACGTCATCGCCGAAAAGACCCAGGCCGATACCCGCGCGATCCTCGAAGGCGCGGCCGGCAATGCGCAGGCCAGCGGCGATGACAAGCTGATCGGCGACTACTACGCCGCGTTCATGGACGAGGCCGGCATCGAGAAGCGCGGTCTGGCCCCGGTGCAGCCGCAGCTGGCCGCGATCGGCGGCATCGCCGACAAGGCAGGCCTGGCACGTGCGCTGGGCGGCGACATGCGCGCCGACGTCGACCTGCTCAACGCCACCAACTTCTACACCGACCGCCTGTTCGGCCTGTGGGTGTCGGTGGACATGCTGCAGCCGGACCGCAACGCGCCGTACCTGGTGCAGGGCGGCCTGGGCATGCCCGACCGCGATTTCTACCTGGGTGATGGCCGCATGGCCGAGCTGCGCAAGCAGTACCAGGCCTACATCGCGCAGGTGCTGCAGCTGGCCGGCGTGGCCGACCCGGCCGGCAAGGCGCAGCGCATCCTCGCGCTGGAAACCAAGATCGCCCAGGCCCACGCCAGCCAGGAAGAAACCAACAACGTGACCCTGGGTGCCAACCCGTGGACGCAGGCGGACTTCAACGCCAAGGCGCCGGGCATGGACTGGGCGGCGTTCCTGGACGCAGCCAAGCTGGGCCAGCAGCAGGACTTCATCGTGTGGCAGCCGAAGGCCGTCGCCGGCCTGTCCAGGCTGGTGGCCACCGAGCCGCTGGATGTGTGGAAGGACTACATGACCTTCCACGCGCTGGACCGCGCAGCGGCCTACCTGCCGAAGACCTTCGCCGACGCCCGCTTCGCCTTCCACGGCACCGCGCTGAGCGGCACCCCGCAGCAGAGCGACCGCTGGAAGCGTGCGGTGGACGATGCCAACCACGCCGTCGGTGAAGCCATCGGCAAGCGCTACGTGGAAAAGCACTTCGACGCCAAGACCAAGGAACGCGCGGACGAGATGGCGAAGAACATCATCGCCGCCTTCGCCAAGCGCATCGACGCGCTGGCCTGGATGTCGCCGCAGACCAAGGCACACGCCAAGGCCAAGGTGGCCGGCCTGACCGTGGGCATGGGCTACCCGGACACCTGGCGCGACTACACCGGCCTGGAGATCCGCCGTGACGATCCGCTGGGCAATGCGCAGCGCGCCGAGCAGTTCGAGTACGCGCGCAACGTCGCCAAGCTGGGCAAGCCGGTCGACCACAACGAATGGGCGATGCTGCCGCAGACCATCAACGCGATGAACGTGCCGCTGGAGAACCGCCTGGTGTTCCCGGCCGCGATCCTGCAGCCGCCGTTCTTCGACGGCGCTGCCGACGACGCGGTGAACTACGGTGCCATCGGCGCGGTGATCGGCCACGAGATCAGCCACGGCTTCGACAATGCCGGCGCGCTGTTCGATGAAACGGGCAAGCTGCACAACTGGTGGACGGCCGAGGACCTCAAGCAGTTCAACGCCGCCGGCGATGCACTGGCCGCGCAGTTCAGCAGCTATGAGCCGTTCCCCGGCGTGCACGTCAACGGCAAGCTGACCCTGGGCGAGAACATCGCCGACGTGGCTGGCCTGGGCACCGCCTACGACGCCTACCAGCTGTCGCTGCAGGGCAAGCCGGGCCAGACCCTGGAAGGCTTCACGCCGGACCAGCGCTTCTTCCTCGGTTTCGCCCAGGCGTGGCGCAGCAAGAGCCGCGAGCAGGCACTGCGCAACGGCCTGCTGACCGACGTGCACGCACCGGGCCAGTACCGTGCGCTGACCGTGCGCAACATCGACGCCTGGTACCCGGCGTTTGAAGTGAAGGAAGGCCAGAAGCTGTACCTGGCCCCGGACAAGCGGGTCAAGGTGTGGTGA
- a CDS encoding EAL domain-containing protein, which yields MPALKHALARPLRAITWGGIAVGVLLAVVLAVMLANDYQRRLEAAQRQSRAMAVGTERLLAMELRNLERAMSGIAADAAQLFRSVPAQAPALLDASIDGVLGRHAELHSIVVLDTYGRALTAGKGDLQLPLWTDPQRRGQGSALYLGPPQQVIDGSWVVPLALPMAGDRWLLARLRCEELQRIVSGLDVGAHGLVSISDRDGAMLARVPDPQATVGHRYLLPGRDLLGRAAVVELGSIPGAVDGIPRISTISTLQHSPLAVQVGLADEDVLAPWWPYLQAAVAIVLAYIAVLLVLLYAVRRSTRSHQSMAEELRTGSAELALANQVGRVCTWHVDEDAAQLHWSPLAREIFDIPADSLPLSDFFTRVHREDSERLQRAFEQSFAGDAVLDEEFRLVLPGGQVRWVAARGQRVEVADRQRRMIGALTDQTERYRAREQMSRAERRFRLLFDRNPAPFWVFDPSSLRFLEVNEAAVEQYGYSREEFLQMSILDIRPRGGWDEVMGAIARARVDGLPESTVRMHRRRDGSEFEVRAHLSMLDFDGRAACLVLAEDVSERLAYERDLAYRARHNPDTGLLTVRALTEQLDAQEGAYTIAYVQLRGLQLVADTLGREIGDAVLQSMALRLGGLGARFGTLAFQPAEDFVLAIGGEHTAQRALDDLLQIVSAPMRGKDSLHQFEPRIGVAVHAVGDGHSAEQVIGMAAQAAHAARAEGNVVAWFDTAVTTRLADRLRLAARIHAAIDNEFQLYFQPIRHASDGSPAALEALLRWPQADGSFIPPSEFIQLCEDTGLILALGRWVIRAAAQAQRRLVDAGWGELSIAVNVSAVQFFNSDLVAEFTRAQKEFGLARGALHVELTESSLMRKPAQAMQTMQRLHEQGICVSLDDFGTGYSSMSYLQHLPLDILKIDRSFVADVETNPRNASICRALLSLGHSMGLTIIAEGVETPGQLNWLAAHGCDQVQGYLLGRPAPLEKIIDSLDEVVV from the coding sequence ATGCCAGCGTTGAAGCACGCGCTGGCCCGGCCGCTGCGCGCCATCACCTGGGGCGGCATCGCCGTAGGCGTCCTGCTGGCCGTGGTGCTGGCGGTGATGCTGGCCAACGACTACCAGCGTCGGCTGGAAGCCGCGCAGCGGCAGAGCCGTGCCATGGCCGTGGGCACCGAGCGGCTGCTGGCGATGGAACTGCGCAACCTGGAACGGGCCATGAGCGGTATTGCCGCCGATGCCGCGCAGCTGTTCCGCAGCGTGCCGGCGCAGGCCCCGGCGCTGCTGGATGCGTCCATCGACGGTGTGCTGGGCCGCCATGCGGAACTGCACAGCATCGTCGTGCTCGATACCTACGGCCGCGCGCTGACCGCCGGCAAGGGCGACCTGCAGCTGCCGCTGTGGACCGACCCGCAGCGGCGCGGGCAGGGCAGCGCGCTGTACCTCGGCCCGCCGCAGCAGGTCATCGATGGCAGCTGGGTGGTGCCGCTGGCGCTGCCGATGGCGGGCGACCGCTGGCTGCTGGCACGCCTGCGCTGCGAGGAGCTGCAGCGCATTGTCAGTGGCTTGGACGTCGGCGCCCATGGACTGGTGTCGATCAGTGATCGCGATGGTGCCATGCTGGCACGGGTGCCGGACCCGCAGGCGACGGTAGGACATCGCTATCTCCTGCCGGGACGCGACCTGCTGGGTCGTGCTGCCGTGGTGGAACTGGGCAGCATCCCCGGCGCGGTAGATGGCATTCCGCGTATTTCCACCATCAGCACGCTGCAGCACAGCCCGCTGGCGGTGCAGGTCGGGTTGGCCGACGAGGATGTGCTGGCGCCCTGGTGGCCCTACCTGCAGGCAGCAGTGGCCATTGTGCTGGCCTACATCGCCGTGCTGCTGGTGCTGCTGTACGCGGTGCGCCGCAGTACCCGCAGCCATCAGTCGATGGCCGAGGAACTGCGCACCGGCAGTGCCGAACTTGCGTTGGCCAACCAGGTCGGCCGGGTATGCACTTGGCACGTGGACGAAGATGCCGCGCAGTTGCACTGGTCGCCGCTGGCCCGCGAGATCTTTGACATTCCGGCAGACTCGCTGCCCCTGTCCGACTTCTTTACCCGCGTCCACCGCGAGGACAGTGAGCGACTGCAGCGTGCGTTCGAGCAGTCGTTCGCCGGCGACGCGGTACTGGACGAGGAATTCCGCCTGGTGCTGCCCGGTGGCCAGGTGCGCTGGGTGGCCGCGCGCGGCCAGCGGGTGGAAGTGGCCGACCGCCAGCGCCGCATGATCGGCGCGCTGACCGACCAGACCGAGCGCTACCGTGCGCGCGAACAGATGAGTCGTGCAGAGCGCCGCTTCCGCCTGCTGTTCGACCGCAACCCGGCACCGTTCTGGGTGTTCGATCCGAGCAGCCTGCGTTTCCTTGAAGTCAACGAAGCAGCTGTCGAGCAGTACGGCTACAGCCGCGAAGAATTCCTGCAGATGAGCATCCTCGACATCCGTCCGCGTGGCGGGTGGGACGAGGTGATGGGTGCCATTGCACGGGCGCGCGTGGATGGGCTGCCGGAGTCGACGGTGCGCATGCACCGGCGCCGCGATGGCAGCGAGTTCGAGGTGCGTGCGCACCTGTCCATGCTGGATTTCGACGGTCGCGCCGCCTGCCTGGTGCTGGCCGAGGATGTCAGCGAGCGCCTGGCCTACGAGCGCGACCTGGCCTACCGCGCGCGACACAACCCGGATACCGGCCTGCTGACCGTGCGCGCGCTGACCGAGCAGCTGGACGCACAGGAAGGCGCCTACACCATCGCCTACGTGCAGCTGCGCGGCCTGCAGCTGGTGGCCGATACGCTGGGCCGCGAGATCGGCGATGCGGTGCTGCAGTCGATGGCCCTGCGCCTGGGCGGGTTGGGCGCGCGCTTCGGCACGCTGGCCTTCCAGCCGGCGGAGGACTTCGTGCTGGCCATCGGTGGCGAGCACACCGCGCAGCGGGCGCTGGATGACCTGCTGCAGATCGTCTCGGCGCCGATGCGCGGCAAGGATTCGCTGCACCAGTTCGAGCCGCGCATCGGCGTGGCCGTGCATGCGGTGGGCGATGGCCACAGTGCCGAGCAGGTGATCGGCATGGCCGCGCAGGCTGCGCATGCCGCGCGCGCCGAAGGCAACGTGGTGGCCTGGTTCGATACTGCGGTGACCACCCGCCTGGCCGACCGCCTGCGCCTGGCCGCGCGCATCCATGCCGCCATCGACAACGAATTCCAGCTGTATTTCCAGCCGATCCGCCATGCCAGCGATGGCAGCCCGGCGGCACTGGAGGCGCTGCTGCGCTGGCCGCAGGCCGATGGCAGTTTCATTCCGCCCAGCGAGTTCATCCAGCTGTGCGAGGACACCGGGCTGATCCTGGCGCTGGGGCGCTGGGTGATCCGCGCCGCCGCGCAGGCACAGCGACGCTTGGTGGATGCCGGTTGGGGCGAGCTGTCGATCGCGGTGAACGTGTCGGCGGTGCAGTTCTTCAACAGTGACCTGGTAGCCGAGTTCACCCGCGCACAGAAGGAGTTCGGCCTAGCCCGCGGCGCACTGCACGTGGAGCTGACCGAGAGCAGCCTGATGCGCAAGCCGGCGCAGGCGATGCAGACCATGCAGCGCCTGCACGAGCAGGGCATCTGCGTGTCGCTGGATGATTTCGGCACCGGCTATTCCAGCATGTCCTACCTGCAGCACCTGCCGCTGGACATCCTGAAGATCGACCGCAGCTTCGTGGCGGATGTGGAAACCAATCCGCGCAACGCCTCGATCTGCCGCGCACTGCTGTCGCTGGGCCACAGCATGGGGCTGACCATCATCGCCGAGGGCGTGGAAACGCCGGGCCAGCTGAACTGGCTGGCCGCGCATGGCTGCGACCAGGTGCAGGGTTACCTGCTGGGGAGGCCGGCGCCGCTGGAAAAGATCATCGATTCGCTGGATGAAGTGGTGGTGTGA
- a CDS encoding LysR family transcriptional regulator: MDTLDAMRVFVAVVERNGFSAAAQALDMSTAGVTRQVAALEKRLSTRLLHRTTRRVSPTSAGAAYYAQCVRLLAEFDALEASIGAQALEPSGTLRINAPVSWGIARLGPLLAGYRQRYPQVELDLALSDRLVDMVEEGYDVAIRITREPSPALIARRLGQARITLCAAPSYLAARGTPHTPQELEQHDCLGYSYWASGNQWPLQGPGGETGVTVNSILQANNGDVLREAAIAGMGVILQPDFLLEDALADGRLVRVLPEWEVPTIGIFAVYTSRSHLAPKVRSFIDYLVDAGV, encoded by the coding sequence ATGGACACCCTGGACGCCATGCGTGTGTTCGTCGCGGTGGTCGAGCGCAACGGCTTCAGTGCCGCCGCGCAGGCCTTGGACATGTCCACGGCCGGGGTGACCCGGCAGGTCGCCGCGCTGGAAAAGCGCTTGTCCACCCGCCTGCTCCACCGCACCACGCGGCGGGTCAGCCCGACCAGCGCCGGCGCGGCCTACTACGCGCAGTGCGTGCGCCTGCTGGCCGAGTTCGACGCACTGGAAGCCAGCATCGGCGCGCAGGCGCTGGAGCCCTCGGGCACGCTGCGCATCAATGCACCCGTCAGCTGGGGCATCGCCCGCCTCGGCCCGCTGCTGGCCGGCTACCGCCAGCGCTACCCGCAGGTGGAACTGGACCTGGCCCTGTCCGACCGGCTGGTGGACATGGTGGAAGAAGGCTACGACGTGGCCATCCGCATCACCCGCGAGCCGAGCCCGGCGCTGATCGCGCGGCGGCTGGGCCAGGCCCGCATCACCCTGTGCGCGGCGCCGTCCTACCTGGCCGCGCGCGGCACGCCGCACACGCCGCAGGAGCTGGAACAGCACGACTGCCTCGGCTACAGCTACTGGGCTTCGGGCAACCAGTGGCCGCTGCAGGGGCCGGGGGGCGAAACCGGGGTGACGGTGAACAGCATCCTGCAGGCCAACAACGGCGACGTGCTGCGCGAAGCGGCCATCGCCGGCATGGGCGTGATCCTGCAGCCGGATTTCCTGCTGGAGGACGCGCTGGCCGATGGCCGCCTGGTGCGCGTGCTGCCGGAATGGGAAGTGCCCACGATCGGCATCTTCGCCGTCTACACCAGCCGCAGCCACCTGGCACCGAAGGTGCGGAGCTTCATTGATTACCTGGTGGATGCGGGGGTGTGA
- a CDS encoding DoxX family protein: MSTTSRPLSPLAPYAGTLLRLALGGLFLAHGLTKLLVFTPAGTAAYFQSLGLPGALGYFTIVAELGIATALLLGVYARWIGLLGVPLLLGTIVTVHGANGFSFANSGGGWEYPAFWAVALVVLFLLGDGRWTLRSR, translated from the coding sequence ATGTCTACCACGTCCCGTCCGCTGTCACCGCTCGCCCCCTACGCCGGCACTCTGCTGCGGCTGGCGCTGGGCGGCCTGTTCCTGGCCCATGGCCTGACCAAGCTGCTGGTGTTCACCCCGGCCGGCACGGCGGCCTATTTCCAGTCGCTGGGCCTGCCCGGCGCACTGGGGTATTTCACGATCGTTGCCGAGCTCGGCATCGCCACCGCCCTGCTGCTGGGCGTCTATGCGCGCTGGATCGGCCTGCTCGGCGTGCCGCTGCTGCTGGGCACCATCGTCACCGTGCATGGCGCCAACGGTTTCAGCTTCGCCAACAGTGGCGGCGGTTGGGAATACCCGGCGTTCTGGGCCGTGGCCCTGGTCGTGCTGTTCCTGCTGGGCGATGGCCGCTGGACCCTGCGTTCGCGCTGA
- a CDS encoding class III extradiol ring-cleavage dioxygenase: MSRLPSLYISHGSPMTALHPGQVGVRLAELARDLPTPRAIVIASAHWLARQPLVGTHPQPPTIHDFGGFPRELFELQYPAPGDPALAEEVAGRIAAAGLPVAIDPQRGLDHGAWVPLRMLRPQADIPVVPVSIQPMLGPQHQYALGRALAPLREQGVLLIGSGSITHNLHDWRDYQDGKEAPYVRPFIEWVEQRLAANDRDALFDYRRQAPFAERAHPTDEHLLPLYFAMGAAGEGGFGAQRIDAGIDAGMLAMDIYRFDGSAAAVAA; encoded by the coding sequence ATGTCCCGCCTGCCTTCGCTGTACATCTCCCATGGTTCGCCGATGACCGCCCTGCATCCGGGCCAGGTCGGCGTGCGCCTGGCCGAGCTGGCCCGCGACCTGCCGACGCCGCGCGCGATCGTCATCGCTTCGGCGCACTGGCTCGCCCGCCAGCCGCTGGTCGGCACGCACCCGCAGCCGCCGACCATCCATGATTTCGGTGGTTTCCCGCGCGAGCTGTTCGAACTGCAGTACCCGGCCCCGGGCGACCCGGCGCTGGCCGAAGAAGTGGCCGGCCGCATCGCCGCCGCCGGCCTGCCGGTGGCCATCGACCCGCAGCGTGGCCTCGACCACGGTGCGTGGGTGCCGCTGCGCATGCTGCGCCCGCAGGCCGACATCCCGGTGGTGCCGGTGTCGATCCAGCCGATGCTGGGCCCGCAGCACCAGTACGCGCTGGGCCGCGCGCTGGCGCCGCTGCGCGAGCAGGGCGTGCTGCTGATCGGTTCGGGCAGCATCACCCACAACCTGCACGACTGGCGCGATTACCAGGACGGCAAGGAAGCGCCGTACGTGCGCCCCTTCATCGAATGGGTGGAGCAGCGCCTGGCCGCCAACGATCGCGATGCGCTGTTCGACTACCGCCGCCAGGCACCGTTTGCCGAGCGCGCGCATCCCACCGATGAGCACCTGCTGCCGCTGTACTTCGCGATGGGCGCGGCGGGCGAGGGCGGCTTCGGTGCGCAGCGCATCGATGCGGGCATCGACGCCGGCATGCTGGCGATGGATATCTACCGCTTCGATGGCAGCGCTGCGGCGGTGGCCGCATGA
- a CDS encoding phospholipase, whose protein sequence is MSAELPMLERPAQGTAQGLVVLLHGVGSNEQSLAGLAQALDPRLHVLLPRGPLVFGPQAFGWFTVRFGAQGPVIDPAQAEQSRLLLGEWLAAQQQRLGVDARQTVLAGFSQGGIMSASVALTQPQRVKSFGVLCGRILPEIAPHVPADIADAGLDGLLVHGHADDKLPYTLAESAAARLQALGVAHQLRGYPVGHTLSADMQRDISGWIQQRLLSLP, encoded by the coding sequence ATGAGCGCGGAGCTGCCGATGCTGGAGCGCCCGGCGCAGGGCACCGCGCAGGGCCTGGTGGTGCTGCTGCACGGCGTGGGCAGCAACGAGCAGTCGCTGGCCGGCCTGGCCCAGGCGCTCGACCCGCGCCTGCACGTGCTGCTGCCGCGCGGGCCGCTGGTGTTCGGGCCGCAGGCGTTCGGCTGGTTCACCGTGCGCTTCGGTGCGCAGGGGCCGGTGATCGACCCGGCGCAGGCCGAACAGTCGCGCCTGCTGCTGGGCGAGTGGCTGGCGGCGCAGCAGCAGCGGCTGGGCGTGGACGCACGGCAGACCGTGCTGGCCGGCTTCAGCCAGGGCGGCATCATGAGTGCCAGCGTCGCCCTGACCCAGCCGCAGCGGGTGAAGTCGTTCGGCGTGCTGTGCGGGCGCATCCTGCCGGAGATCGCCCCGCATGTGCCGGCCGACATTGCCGATGCCGGGCTGGACGGCCTGCTGGTGCACGGCCATGCCGACGACAAGCTGCCGTACACGCTGGCCGAATCCGCCGCCGCGCGCCTGCAGGCGCTGGGCGTGGCCCACCAGCTGCGTGGCTACCCGGTTGGCCACACGCTGTCGGCGGACATGCAGCGGGACATCAGCGGCTGGATCCAGCAGCGTTTGCTGTCGCTGCCCTGA